One Arachis hypogaea cultivar Tifrunner chromosome 18, arahy.Tifrunner.gnm2.J5K5, whole genome shotgun sequence genomic window, TAATATGTTATATGTTGGTCTTACTGAAGAGCACAGAGAATCTGCAACTATGTTTGCAAATGTGGTTGGTGCTCAGGTTATATCACAGCTTAATGCTCCAAACACTAGCCTGGAGCTTGTTGATAAAACAGGTTAGTGTATTATATAACTTTATAAGCAATTTTCAGTTTCGGTCAAACTTTGACGTAGGTTACAAAGGGGCTGTAAAATTAGTACAGAATTTAGAGCTAAGGCTATGTACCTGTGCATGTAATGTTTTCAGATGATATCGGTGAGCTTGTCTAATATTCTAATATCGCGTTTTACACTGAACTTTGGTAGACATTGATGTTGTCATCTTATGTTTAGTCTTGGGCTCTTggccatattttttattttttcttgaaaaaaaaaaaaattcaatgacGTCTATCGTTGATGTACATGTACTGCAGAACAGAGTTCAGTTTCAGATTTTGATCCTGATAGCAGTGAACATCAGGTAAGAAGCACCTCTTTCTTGATGTTACTTGGTTATTAAAGTTTGGGTGAGGGTAAATcccttttcattaaaaaatataaagggAAGCACTCTTATAGCATTTCTCCCTTCAAGACAGAATAGTACCTCAGAGACAGTAGCAAGTGAGGTTACTTCAAGCGACAGTGGTGAAGCAACAAAGTTGAAGGTAAAGATGTTTCCACAACAACTATGCCGGTTTTATGGATTTATCAAATAGTTTATTTCCAATCTCTGATTGCATGCTTATTTTTCATCGATTTCAGATGTCTGCTAAAGAGCTGATGGATGCTTATGAAGGCTGCATCTCTAATTTACGCAAGGCCCAGTCAAGCCGGCGTATCGCTTCTTTGAAGGGGATTTCTCCAGTGAACTTTACTAAGGAGGTAAATAAATAGATCTAATGCTAAAAGAATATCATTCCACAATTCTGTTCAATGAAGCATGAAACCTAGTCTTGTTGTTTGTTTGACTTGGGTGTTGGATAATTTAAAAGCCTACCATTAACTTGCAGTGTTGTGCTATCCCTTGCCGATGACTTTTATGATTTTACAGGCACGTCTTCGAGTTAGCAAAGATGTTCTCCAAGAGATACGGTCTCTTAATGACCTGGACTTAGAGCTTTACAAGTATGCAAGAGCCATTTTCGATAAACAACATAAAGCTACAAAGCGGACGTTCACTGAGGTATGTGTTGAAGGTCtgatctttcttctttttcattttcctctACAGGTATTAAAATAGTTAGGATAAGTAACAAAAGATATATTTATTAGGCTATGAAGTTGGGTTAACTATGAATTGGCCTGTTTTTCGTGGCGTGCATGTTTCcgagttttttaattttgattgctTTTTACCTTTTCTAAATGCAGCAGAGATGGGACATCATATCAAGCAATGCCTCTGAAATCACTTTCTGGGAGTTTCTTCCATTGGCAATTACTTTTGCCTTCCTCATTTTCGTATCGCTACTAATTGTAAATCTGAGAAGAAGAACGTTGAAGATTAAGTAAGAACTGTACTAAGTGCCATCTTTTTGTTCCTAGTTTTGTCCCTTCATATAGAAAGCTCAATTCTCAAGTCTTGGTTGGGGGTTCTTTCTGGTTTAACCATTTAGACATTTCGGTGCAACTATGAACTGTTATGAtcatgatggtatttttgtaCCAACCAGTTCTACACATACAAGTATATGATTATAAGGAAAATTCAGAGCAATAGATTGGGCCCTTATTTATACTCTTCATATTCTACACTCCTATCAAAATTCCCATAGATTAAAGGACGTCATTGACCCCTATCATGTATCAAGTCACAGTGAATTTGTTTACAGAGATTTTTTTTTACCACCTCAAGTATAGTAAATTTCTTGTATCAAGCAATATGTTATTTTTCACTCTTATTTAAACACAGCTTTGCAGAAGTTGCTAACTTTATCTTGAACGAAAGGTTTTGATTTACATTGTACTGAACAGAATCAACAGATATAATTGAGCATTCCAAAATAGGGAAATAATTGATTGGACACTTGTACCCTTCATATTCTACAGTATGAGGTTTATTATGTAGATGTATTATTACATTAGTATTTGGATTATCCACTGTATCaaaaatcatataaatgcattatTTAATTGGACAAATagtgtaaaatttttaaaataatatgaattcataaaaaaatgattttaatgcatgtttagttttctagCTTTATAGAGGCAAATCTAACTACACTTAAATGGACTAATCTTTAcctcaataataatgaaaaaggatttcaatggaaaatgaaaatagtattgatatatttttattgatggatactatgtacataaaaaattgaTCATATTAATATTAAGTTATAAaggaatttcaattcaatttatccAATACATTATGAAACATCATTTATTATGTAATAATTGTGTGTGTGAATAATTATAAAATGTTTTACACAGTCGTAtaattataactatttttttgGATAACTATTTACGCAGTCAATATAAaagctaattatttttattaatatgacgTTATAacagtgcattaaaattaaatttttatgtaacACCCTCAAACACTTTTTAGTTTGAAATGCAGTAACTGTAAATTTGTATGTAAATTTGTACTTTCACCTTTCACAAAGGAACCTACATACTTGTGTGGCTCTAACAAGCTTTTAACTGAAGAGATGGATAGAGAAACTGACTTCACTTTCATGAAGTCATGAGTTTTATGATTCTATCATTCCTCCCTCctcttacttcttcttcttcttcttcttcttcttcttcttccacaaacACCAACAATCTTCTTCCAACACTGAAGAAAACTCACCCTCATAATCCAAAACTTGGTGGACAAAGCAGGGTCCTACCTAATCTTCTGTCTTTGGCCCTTGCAGCTTCAACATTAACCTCTCCCTTCCATTATTCACTTGCAATTCCTTCCCTCAATTCTCAATCATTCCCTCCACCAATCTCTCCCACAACTCCTTTCTCTCAATCCAAGAACTTACAGCTTGGACTGGAAAATGGGTATGTCAAAATTCTCAATTATTCATCATATATTGCCttgtctatttttaattttgagtaGATATCCAAATTGTTCTTCTAGAATTCTTTGTTGAATATTTTGCCatctaattagtttttattttagagaattatttttaTCAGACAAATTAGTTCAGTCATAATGATATTTTTAAGAACTAATTGTCCTATAATAAAATCtgttaaaaatttattgatcTAACATGAATATTAAGCATTTGATTGAAAGCAAGAACTTCTATGATAATAAAGTGTCTCATCTGAACTAATTTAAATGTTATATATTAGACTAAGTTTTATGTATGTATAAGTGAAATTTTGCTCAATTTTGTAGTCTATAGCATGTtttatagtgtttttttttttaattttataaaaaagacTTATAATTAccaaaaatctttttgtattattattctCTTGCAGAAAAATTAGACCATGCCCATCATTCAATCCAGGATGTATATCAACAAATGCTAAGTCTTCATCATTTGCACTCCCTTGGACAATTCCAGAAAATTCCTCAGACAATGCTATTGAGGTTACTATATATTATatcattaatcattaattaatcaaaagtGCCCTGTGTTTCTTTTATCCTAATTTCTTTGTTTGTGACTTTCTTGTTACATTTGCATTTTACATTTATGTCTTCTAGCCATTCCTGATTATTATCTCTTGAATTTTCtcccattttttatatattttttttcccaGAAATTGCGGGAAGCAATACTAAAGACTCAGAAAAATGTGAAATTTCAGGCTGTGGAAGATACCCCTGATGGTAATGCATATTGCACTGTGAAGACTTAATCCATGTTTGATTTTATATcaactttttataatttaatcattCTTTTCAAAACTTCTATCATAAACTCTTTTGAGTTTTGAACACAGGTCTAAACTAATGTAACTTGCTCTATTCAGCTTTtaattaaggtttaattactatGTTCGtcctatagtttcgtgaaatttttaattaggtccctatactttttttctttttaattagatctctgcaccaaatttttttttcaattaagtccctcttagtaataattggcttaattttatagggactcaactaaaaaaaaaaaaaagaattggcacagggacctaaataaaaggaaaaaaaagtgtagggatccaattaaaaaaatattttagtgtaaggactcaattaaaagaaaaaaaatatagggacctaattgaaaattttgcgaaactataggaacCAGTAGAGTAATTAAAACTTTAATTAATATACAAATTTGTTAGGGTAACTCCTtgaagtttaacaaaaaattttaaaaatattctttaagttttatttgtttcaatttcGTCTTAAaatttttcgatttgcatcaaatatacccccaacaactaaatttttaaaaaatttaagaccaatctaacaaaaatacatgaaaaattgaaattatgcttgatttattTGTGTTGAAGGTTGCTTTTacgaaattattgttgaattggttctaaatttctttaaaaattagCCGTCATAGATAATTTAATGCAAATCAAATAttcttttgataaaattaaaacaaaataaaattcaggaatatttttaaaatttttaaccaaattttagagacaaaaactATATTTGACCCAATTTGTTACTAATATCAGCAAGATAGCAACAATGATATAGGAAGTTACATTAATTACCAAAAGTGTCATGATTCATGAACCATTTCTCCTTAAAGGTTAAACTATTAAATAGCCGAACATGTATTGTTATATATCTTACCCATTCTTAATATCAAATTGTAAATTATATTTAGATTTATCTTTGTCttataatgaaattctatcttaaTTTACAAGAATGAGAATTGTCATGTAAGTTATTTCATAACGTAATATTAGagtttttataacaaaaaaataaagtttgatttttattatataaaaaaaaagaattttaatataaaacaaaaaaaaaaaaggaaaaaagaatttATGTAAACTTCCTATAACTATTTGTATCACTGTCCATTCATTTAaacttttgaaataaaattttagatattttattcatataaattctAACACCATGTTATGaactattttcttaaaaaattaaaatatcataaaaaaataaataattatatatctaacaaaaaaaataatataccaTAAGCAACAATATAAGAATGAAGTtctatttaggtttaattactctgttagttcatatagttttattgaattttcaattaagttcttatattttttttctttttaattgagttcctatatcatatcagattttgtaattaagttcttACTGTGACAAAAACGTTAAAACTAAccgaatattctgttaaattatAAAGAATATTCAATCAAGTGTGAGGTATATCCGttttatttaatagaatattccgTTAATTCCAGCATTTTGTTTACAAAATCTAATATGTTACACAGaccaaattaaaaagaaaaaaatgtatagggaccaaattgaaaatttggtgaaattatagAGAccgacaaaataattaaaccttgtATTTATTATAACTTCATTAATACTAGGAATCTATATATGCAGGGCAATATCTGCAAGCAGAAGTTGATGGAGGGTTTGATAGAGATGTATTTGAGTTTCTAGTGAAAGGTGATGTGGTTTTATACAGATGTATGGCAACAAAAGTAACTTATGTATACCCTTTCACAACAGCATTTGGAGATTCTAAGGGTCAAGAATCAAGACTCAAGCAAATTGGAGACCAATTGGGATGGTATGCTCCAACTTTTGATTCCATGCAAGAACAAGAATAATGCTCTTTTCATCTtgttttacttcttacaattattTGTATCAAACTAGCAAAGTTCATTCATTTGTCATCAACACAATTCTCATATatcaaatatataaataacaaaGTTCTATTacaggtttaattactctgttaatctctatagtttcgtgaaattttcaattaggtcccttactttttttctttttaattgggtccctgcaccaaattttttttttcaattaagtccctcttagtagtaattggcttaattttatagggacccaactaaaaaaaaaagaattagtacagggacctaaataaaaggacaaaaaagtgtagggacccaattaaaaaaaaattttggtgcaataactcaattaaaagaaaaaaaaagtatagagacctaattgaaaattttgcgaaactatagggaccagcagagtaattaaacctctattatattttacattttaGTGTCTGCAGTTTCATGGTTTTTGCtgcttattattaattattaatttattattaatctcAGAGTCTCAAACTCACCAAGACAGAAACATATTTCTGgatattattcaatattttttattttaatgtgtcATAAAATTAtgtattctaaaaatttaaatcaatagAAATAAacacatgaataattatatttctaacaaaCTTCTTCATTTAACAACTTTTTATTTTAGGTTTATGTAAAATTTTTACatagatttttttatattgtttatatCATATTGAAATTCTTTTCTTTTGGAAGTAATAAGAgacaaattttaaatcttttagtCATAAAATATTCTgacaatatattataaaattatttattttaaaaatttaagttgataaaaaaatatatataaatattttagctTTTGATGCATTCCACttaactaaaataaatagttGCAAATACCTTAGAACAACAcggaataattaataatttaatattctaTGTACTTTCCAAATTTTAAACCAAGGTAGAGAATTTCTTGTGAGGAAGGATGGTAAATTACTACTTAATCTTAGGCATTGGGAATAAAGAGATCAATAGTATTGCCCTTTTATGACTAACAGaggaaaaacataattttttaattatttttgaaaaaaaaattgacaaaaaatGCTAGTTATATATGTTACCATAGATGTAAATATCATAAATATCTTTATTcagatttaaattttattcacttattATAAGTTCAAATGACTTATCATCATATATAACCAGTTGTTAACAACagcctatatatataatataaaaaaattttaagtatatcaAAAAACACCAGTatttcagttgttttaaccgttgattttaattaatatattatatatatatttttttataattcagatcaatcGGTTAAAACAACTAAAATATATGTGCTTGTGAACCACATTCTTcctataatatatacatatgtgtGCTTCTGAACCACATTCTTCTACACAAAAATCATCATTATttcttagtttttataattttaaaatatattttttaatattttttcagcATCACATACAAAAGGTTGAGCCCCACATGATGTGATGGATCTAAAAGGCCTGATATTTCTTTGGAAGTATTAGCAAGAAGGACGGTTAACAAAAACCAATTAATAAAAAAGACTaattatatcattattattaaaaaaaatttatttaaataaaatttataaagaaggacagatttattgttttaaaaggaTAATAACGTTATTAGTTAATCTCTAATGGTATTttaaatatcaaacaaaaaaaaagattttttttttattttttcagtttcAGTTCATTATTCATCTTTTTATTttgtgtaattttaatttttaattattttcacaaaaaaatcacatatcaaaattaattatcaaagaTAATTCAAAGAATAACCATAACCAAGTCTCAAGGTAAAAtgaatttgtataaaaaaaaattattcttagatGCTCTAAATTAGGCTATAAAACTTACTTTGCTAATTggtgatttcttttttttttttttttttttgataaatttcttCAATTATCCTCTATTTTTAAGTATAAATAGCGTTAGAGACTTAGATGAGTAATATTTTAGATATTACAATATTTATAAAAGAAGATTAAAAATTTAGAGTTATTAAATTTaggaattttgaaataaaaaaaatgaattaaagttttttttatatttttttaatgttaaaaattgattaaagatattattgtctatttaaaataattatttaatcctTTTCCTTGAATTGATTTAAATtggtcttttaaaataattttaatgtaattagtcctttttaataattatttgttgTTAGTGGTCCTTGGGATTAATTAATTTTCCCTATTTCTTTTGAGACTCCAGCACCTTTAATAGAATAATATCTTCCAAAGAAGTATCAATTCCATGATGGAAAGTGATCAAGAGAGAGACACTAAGAAATATCTTTACTATAATTACAAAACTATCATCTTTAGTATTAAGATATAGGCTATCACAAATATCCAGCAGTTTAAAAGTATTATTCAATGGATTTTCTCTTAACAAGAAAGATATTTTCCTCCTTACAAAATTTTGGATATATTAAGTTAACACACATTTCtttctatattattattaaatgagATATAAAATTTATAGTCAACATTTAAACTGGTccctaaaagattttaaataggatcttttattttcaagaaaattttattattttttaaaattatttttatagatatatatatattgatttttttattatttaaaaaaactaatttatattatattaatagtttttgaaattaattatcttataataaaatttattaaaaattttatttgttcaacatacatattaaaattttaattgaaagtgATTAAAAGACTAAtctattcaataaaaataatttttaagacTTTTGGTGTAACAAAAATTTGTTGAtgatctattttaaaatttattagagaTTAATTCGGATGTTACTGACTTTTATATCATTCAATTTTGAAGAGGTATGTATCAATATGAGAGATATTTttgtaatctttttatttttaatgtgataatatatataaagaaaacaatggtaaatatttttaattaaatgcaCATCAATACTATTTCACCATATAATATAAGAGGTCATACTTATATCTAGGGATGGATTCAGAAATATTATCATGGGAGGaccaataacatatataaaaattatgtaaaaaattatataatgtaaaatgtattacaaaaatatactgatagcgaatatattttaaaatacaaaaaaatgtatgtactttttattaacgaagtggtcgattattcgtatcataaaattcatcgataatagaatttgtgtcaaatttttcaacaattttcttttcaatataattaaaagacaattagcaagaaattcatcgtttattttgtttctgggttattcttcacaatattcataattGAAAAAGATCTTTCAGTTATAGTAGTTGAAAGAGAGAAAACTAATATCAAATAAATCAAGAAGGACGCttacaagaagaaaaaaaattccctttatagaatttgaaaaattttatttaattaaaaaatattagtaataatatcttttcattgttacttattttttagatattagaaataATGAATATCTAAATTAGACtggacttttatttatattaaactaaatattaaataaattttttaaaaaattaaatcacacttaataatttattactattaatctttttttaaaaaagttgagGGGGCCAAAACCTCCACTCGCCCCGTATGTCCGTCCCTACTTATATCTTATATATACTTTACATTAAATctaattatacaaaataaaaaaaatgtatattgaatcaatttaaaaatatagtaCTAATACACACAAAATGACAAATATGATCTAAATAATATTTACATTCAATGATGGCAAAAACTCACCTGCAACTGtttttatctaaaattaataattaaaaattattatattttaatttaattaaatatgttaaattatttaacgatttttagctatcaacttcacatgaatacAACTAGACGGGAGTCTCCACCTTCAATGATACATGAGTGCATCTCTTCCTTCATTATATATATTGGTTATAATGCTAACTTGATAAGTTAACCCCAGAATCATTCATCATCTATCACCAAGAAAATTAGTGGCAAAGGAGAAAAATATAGAGCAACCTGAACCAACACATAACAAGATTGTTTAACTAAGAAACATGGTTGTTTCAATGCAGAGGAAGAACAAGTTGAAGGAGTTCATAGGACACAAATGGGTAGTGTTTGTGTGTGCAATATGGGACATGTCATTTGCAGGAACA contains:
- the LOC112772995 gene encoding thylakoid lumenal 17.9 kDa protein, chloroplastic, translated to MSFMILSFLPPLTSSSSSSSSSSSTNTNNLLPTLKKTHPHNPKLGGQSRVLPNLLSLALAASTLTSPFHYSLAIPSLNSQSFPPPISPTTPFSQSKNLQLGLENGKIRPCPSFNPGCISTNAKSSSFALPWTIPENSSDNAIEKLREAILKTQKNVKFQAVEDTPDGQYLQAEVDGGFDRDVFEFLVKGDVVLYRCMATKVTYVYPFTTAFGDSKGQESRLKQIGDQLGWYAPTFDSMQEQE